A single genomic interval of Alistipes provencensis harbors:
- a CDS encoding enoyl-ACP reductase FabI: MAYNLLKGKKGLIFGALNEQSIAWKVAERAVEEGAEIVLTNTAVSIRMGTISQLAEKCNTIVVPADATSVEDLENLIDKTMEHFGGKFDFMLHSIGMSPNVRKGRTYDDLDYDFLSKTLDISAISFHKAIQVARKKDAINDWGSIVALSYIAAQRTLYGYNDMADAKALLESIARSFGYIYGREKHVRINTVSQSPTPTTAGSGVLGLGDLMSFADNMSPLGNASAEDCADYVLTLFSDLTRKVTMQNLYHDGGFSSMGMSRRAMKTYEKGMRFEDVHQNQYPFGE, from the coding sequence ATGGCATACAATTTATTGAAAGGAAAGAAGGGACTTATTTTCGGAGCTCTGAACGAGCAATCCATTGCCTGGAAGGTAGCGGAGCGCGCCGTGGAGGAGGGTGCCGAGATCGTCCTCACCAATACTGCCGTATCTATCCGCATGGGAACCATCTCGCAGTTGGCCGAGAAGTGCAATACGATCGTCGTTCCGGCCGACGCCACGAGCGTCGAGGATCTGGAGAACCTGATCGACAAGACGATGGAGCATTTCGGCGGCAAGTTCGACTTCATGCTTCACTCGATCGGCATGTCGCCCAACGTCCGCAAGGGCCGCACCTATGATGATCTGGATTACGATTTTCTCTCCAAGACGCTCGATATTTCGGCCATTTCGTTCCACAAGGCCATTCAGGTGGCCCGCAAGAAGGACGCCATCAACGACTGGGGGTCGATCGTGGCCCTCTCCTACATCGCGGCCCAGCGCACGTTGTACGGTTACAACGACATGGCCGATGCCAAGGCGCTGCTGGAGTCGATCGCCCGCAGCTTCGGCTACATCTACGGCCGTGAGAAGCATGTGCGTATCAACACCGTGTCGCAGTCGCCGACGCCGACCACCGCGGGCAGCGGCGTGCTGGGGCTGGGCGACCTGATGTCGTTCGCCGACAACATGTCCCCGCTGGGCAACGCCTCGGCCGAGGACTGCGCCGACTATGTGCTGACGCTCTTCTCGGACCTCACGCGCAAGGTGACGATGCAGAACCTCTACCACGACGGCGGATTCTCGTCGATGGGTATGTCGCGCCGCGCGATGAAGACCTACGAGAAGGGCATGCGTTTCGAGGACGTGCATCAGAATCAGTATCCGTTCGGCGAATAG
- a CDS encoding cytochrome d ubiquinol oxidase subunit II codes for MDTITLLQHYWWFIISLLGALLVFLMFVQGGQALLYNVGRTEEERNMLVNSLGRKWEFTFTTLVTFGGAFFASFPLFYSTSFGGAFYVWMAILFCFVLQAVAYEYRRKPANVFGERTFNAFLLINGILGPLLIGTAVGTFFTGAEFTVDRLNLANQGGAAVISQWATPWHGLEAVAEWRNVLLGVAVVLLAMTLACQYFMNNIDDEVIRRRAQSRMRLFGVLFVICFVVWLLALVLADGWAVDAAGTISVEPYKYLHNLLEMPLVTAVLLIGVVSVLWSIGLGWRGSRRAVWFGGIGTVLTVLTLLLLAGWNGTAYYPSLTDMQSSLTIANSSSSLFTLKTMAWVSLFVPFVAAYIWYAWRAMNRRPITREEIRGDDHQY; via the coding sequence ATGGATACTATTACACTGCTTCAACACTATTGGTGGTTCATCATTTCGCTTTTGGGAGCGCTGCTGGTCTTCCTGATGTTCGTGCAGGGCGGTCAGGCGCTGCTTTACAACGTCGGCCGCACGGAGGAGGAGCGCAACATGCTCGTCAACTCGCTGGGCCGCAAGTGGGAATTCACCTTCACGACACTCGTCACGTTCGGCGGGGCCTTCTTCGCCTCGTTCCCATTGTTCTACTCCACGTCGTTCGGCGGGGCGTTCTACGTCTGGATGGCCATTCTGTTCTGCTTCGTGCTCCAAGCCGTGGCCTACGAATACCGCCGCAAACCCGCCAACGTCTTCGGCGAACGGACGTTCAACGCCTTTCTGCTGATAAACGGCATCCTCGGGCCGCTGCTCATCGGCACCGCCGTCGGAACCTTCTTCACGGGGGCCGAATTCACCGTCGACCGCCTCAATCTGGCCAATCAGGGCGGCGCGGCGGTCATCTCGCAGTGGGCGACGCCGTGGCACGGACTGGAAGCCGTCGCCGAGTGGCGCAACGTGCTGCTGGGCGTGGCGGTGGTCCTGCTGGCCATGACCCTCGCCTGCCAGTATTTCATGAACAACATCGACGACGAGGTGATCCGCCGCCGCGCGCAAAGCCGCATGCGGCTGTTCGGCGTGCTGTTCGTCATCTGCTTCGTGGTATGGCTTTTGGCCCTCGTCCTCGCCGACGGATGGGCGGTCGATGCCGCGGGCACCATCTCGGTCGAGCCTTATAAATACCTCCACAACCTGCTCGAAATGCCCCTCGTCACCGCCGTGCTGCTCATCGGCGTGGTTTCGGTGCTGTGGAGCATCGGGCTCGGGTGGCGCGGCAGCCGCCGTGCGGTGTGGTTCGGAGGTATCGGCACGGTGCTCACGGTGCTGACGCTGCTGCTTTTGGCCGGATGGAACGGCACGGCCTACTACCCTTCGCTGACGGACATGCAGTCGTCGCTGACGATCGCGAACTCCTCGTCGAGCCTCTTCACCCTGAAGACGATGGCGTGGGTGTCGCTGTTCGTACCGTTCGTGGCGGCCTACATCTGGTACGCATGGCGGGCCATGAACCGCCGCCCGATCACCCGCGAGGAGATCCGCGGCGACGACCATCAATACTAA
- a CDS encoding cytochrome ubiquinol oxidase subunit I: protein MLSDYLSTVDWSRAQFAMTAIYHWLFVPLTLGLGFMIAIMETIYVRTKDPFWLRTTKFWMRLFGINFAIGVATGLILEFEFGTNWSNYSHFVGDIFGAPLAIEGIFAFFLESTFIAVMFFGWRKVSSGFHLTATWLTAVGANLSAWWILVANSWMQYPMGCDFNLETVRNEMTSFSAVALSPVAVNKFFHTVTSSFVLAALFVVGVSAWYLLRRREQQMARKSIAIASAFGFVFALVTAFTGDRSGAIVARVQPMKLAAMEALYDGQEGAPLTAVGVLRPEAEHTSNEDAFYFKIDIPKMLSLMSFRDADAFVPGINDLVYGNEERGILSAAEKMERGRVAVDELGRYRAAREAGDTAAIAEIQSKFDRSTPEGEAFLRDHFAYFGYGYLDRPEQIVPNIPLLFYSFRVMVGAGCFFILLLGLVWWLNRKDRLADKRWLLWVAVWTVPLAYLASQAGWIVAEVGRQPWAIQDLMPVGVAASKIPSGSVSVTFFLFLALFTALLIAELSIMFRQIKIGPKND from the coding sequence ATGCTTTCCGACTACCTATCGACCGTCGACTGGTCGCGTGCGCAATTCGCCATGACGGCCATCTACCACTGGCTGTTCGTCCCGCTGACGCTCGGGCTGGGCTTTATGATCGCCATCATGGAGACCATCTATGTGCGCACGAAAGACCCCTTCTGGCTCCGGACCACCAAATTCTGGATGCGTCTGTTCGGCATCAACTTCGCCATCGGCGTGGCCACGGGCCTGATCCTCGAATTCGAGTTCGGCACCAACTGGTCCAACTACTCCCATTTCGTGGGCGACATCTTCGGCGCCCCGCTGGCCATCGAGGGCATCTTCGCCTTCTTCCTCGAATCGACCTTCATCGCCGTGATGTTCTTCGGCTGGCGCAAGGTATCGAGCGGCTTCCACCTCACGGCCACATGGCTTACGGCCGTCGGGGCCAACCTCTCGGCGTGGTGGATTCTGGTGGCCAACTCGTGGATGCAGTACCCCATGGGGTGCGATTTCAACCTCGAAACCGTGCGCAACGAGATGACCTCGTTCTCGGCCGTGGCGCTGTCGCCCGTGGCCGTCAACAAGTTCTTCCACACCGTCACCTCGTCGTTCGTCCTCGCGGCGCTGTTCGTCGTGGGCGTCTCGGCATGGTACCTGCTCCGCCGGCGCGAGCAGCAGATGGCCCGCAAGAGCATCGCCATCGCCTCGGCGTTCGGATTCGTCTTCGCACTGGTCACGGCATTCACGGGCGACCGTTCGGGAGCCATCGTGGCCCGCGTGCAGCCCATGAAGCTGGCCGCCATGGAAGCGCTCTACGACGGGCAGGAGGGTGCGCCGCTCACCGCCGTCGGCGTCCTGCGCCCCGAAGCGGAGCACACGTCGAACGAGGATGCTTTCTACTTCAAGATCGACATCCCGAAGATGCTCTCGCTGATGAGCTTCCGCGACGCCGATGCCTTCGTGCCGGGCATCAACGACCTCGTCTACGGCAACGAGGAGCGCGGCATCCTGTCCGCCGCTGAGAAGATGGAACGCGGACGCGTGGCCGTCGACGAGCTGGGGCGTTACCGCGCCGCGCGCGAAGCGGGCGACACGGCAGCCATCGCCGAGATACAGTCCAAGTTCGACCGCTCGACACCCGAGGGTGAAGCGTTCCTGCGCGACCATTTCGCCTACTTCGGCTACGGATACCTCGACCGTCCCGAGCAGATCGTGCCCAACATACCGCTGCTGTTCTACTCGTTCCGCGTGATGGTCGGCGCCGGGTGTTTCTTCATCCTGCTGCTGGGGCTCGTCTGGTGGCTCAACCGCAAGGACCGTCTCGCCGACAAGCGCTGGCTGCTGTGGGTGGCCGTGTGGACCGTCCCGCTGGCCTACCTCGCCTCGCAGGCCGGATGGATCGTGGCCGAGGTCGGACGCCAGCCGTGGGCCATCCAAGACCTGATGCCCGTAGGCGTCGCCGCCTCGAAAATCCCCAGCGGATCGGTCTCCGTGACCTTCTTCCTTTTCCTTGCGCTCTTCACCGCGCTGCTCATCGCCGAACTGAGCATCATGTTCCGGCAGATCAAAATAGGACCTAAAAACGACTAA
- a CDS encoding DUF4492 domain-containing protein, translating to MNALRKVIRFYVEGFREMTVGRTLWAIILVKLFIMFAVLKVFFFPDLLAGKSPAEKADHVLENLAPPASGAAPSTQ from the coding sequence ATGAATGCACTCCGCAAAGTAATCCGGTTCTATGTCGAAGGGTTCCGCGAAATGACCGTGGGACGGACGCTGTGGGCCATCATTCTCGTGAAACTCTTCATCATGTTCGCCGTGCTGAAGGTCTTCTTCTTCCCCGACCTGCTCGCGGGAAAGAGCCCCGCGGAGAAGGCCGACCATGTGCTGGAAAATCTCGCGCCCCCGGCTTCGGGAGCGGCCCCCTCAACCCAATAA
- a CDS encoding Na+/H+ antiporter NhaC family protein, whose protein sequence is MKQNTEKLPSPWVSVIPLAVLTGLLYVVIRAFGGDAINGGSQIALLSATSVCVMLSIGIYRCRWAVLEEAIIDNIRASASAIVILLLIGAIAGTWMIAGVVPTMIYYGLQILHPSFFLVASCAICAVVSLMTGSSWTTIATIGVALMGIGQAMGFPEGWIAGAIISGAYFGDKLSLLSDTTVLASSTVGVPVFTHIRYMLYTTVPSMLIALGVFTVAGLSLDHGASTHAEMYASTLAATFRITPWLLVVPLVTGILIARKLPAIVTLFCAVVFACAAMLAAQPEMVARVAGVEGLDFMSGFKGVLMTCFGPTAIPTGTPQLDELVATRGMAGMLNTVWLIICAMCFGGVMTGSGMLQSLTAIFLRWVRRTFSAVASTVGAGIFFNLCTADQYISIILSGRLFKELYAERGLEERLLSRSVEDSATVCSVLIPWNSCGMTQATVLGVSTFVYMPYCIFNIVSPLMSLLVAAIGWKIKRKK, encoded by the coding sequence ATGAAACAAAATACCGAAAAACTGCCGTCGCCGTGGGTGTCGGTCATTCCGCTGGCGGTGCTGACGGGACTGTTGTATGTGGTGATCCGCGCCTTCGGGGGCGACGCCATCAACGGCGGCAGCCAGATAGCCCTGCTGTCGGCCACGTCGGTCTGCGTGATGCTCTCGATCGGTATCTACCGATGCCGCTGGGCCGTGCTGGAGGAGGCCATCATCGACAACATCCGCGCCTCGGCTTCGGCCATTGTCATCCTGCTCCTGATCGGCGCCATCGCCGGGACGTGGATGATCGCGGGCGTGGTCCCGACGATGATTTACTACGGGTTGCAGATCCTCCACCCGTCGTTCTTCCTCGTCGCCTCGTGCGCGATCTGCGCCGTGGTGTCGCTGATGACCGGCAGCTCGTGGACCACCATCGCCACCATCGGCGTCGCGCTGATGGGCATCGGGCAGGCGATGGGATTCCCCGAGGGGTGGATCGCCGGGGCCATCATTTCGGGGGCCTATTTCGGCGACAAGCTCTCGCTGCTGTCCGACACCACGGTGCTGGCCTCCTCGACGGTCGGCGTCCCGGTCTTTACGCACATCCGTTACATGCTCTATACCACCGTGCCGTCGATGCTCATTGCCCTCGGGGTCTTCACCGTCGCGGGGCTGTCGCTCGACCACGGGGCCTCGACCCATGCCGAGATGTACGCCTCGACGCTGGCCGCGACGTTCCGCATCACGCCGTGGCTTCTCGTGGTGCCTTTGGTCACGGGAATCCTCATCGCCCGGAAACTCCCGGCCATCGTGACGCTGTTCTGCGCCGTGGTCTTCGCCTGCGCGGCGATGCTCGCGGCACAGCCCGAAATGGTCGCCCGGGTGGCGGGCGTCGAAGGGCTGGACTTCATGTCGGGGTTCAAGGGGGTGCTGATGACCTGCTTCGGACCCACGGCCATTCCCACGGGGACGCCCCAGTTGGACGAACTGGTCGCCACGCGCGGCATGGCCGGGATGTTGAACACCGTGTGGCTCATCATCTGCGCCATGTGCTTCGGCGGGGTGATGACCGGCAGCGGGATGCTTCAGTCGCTGACGGCGATCTTCCTGCGGTGGGTGCGCAGGACCTTTTCGGCCGTGGCCTCGACCGTCGGCGCGGGCATCTTCTTCAACCTCTGCACCGCCGACCAGTATATCTCGATCATCCTCTCGGGGCGGCTCTTTAAGGAGCTGTATGCCGAGCGGGGGCTGGAGGAGCGTCTGCTGAGCCGCTCGGTGGAGGATTCCGCCACGGTATGCTCGGTGCTGATCCCGTGGAACTCGTGCGGCATGACGCAGGCCACGGTGCTCGGCGTCTCGACCTTCGTCTACATGCCTTACTGCATCTTCAACATCGTCTCGCCGCTGATGTCGCTGCTCGTGGCGGCGATCGGCTGGAAAATAAAACGCAAAAAATGA